From a region of the Xanthomonas rydalmerensis genome:
- a CDS encoding acyltransferase — protein MRYPGLDLLRAIAIVWVMLFHSFVVGGLGPDWQWLSRYGWMGVDLFFVLSGFLIGGQVLAPLARGERLHYGQFYRRRAYRILPAYAVVLALYLAWPGFREAPGIAPWWLFASFTLNLGIDYANQQAFSHAWSLCVEEHFYLVFPLLAAWMLRRPSAPRFVALCVVVVLAGVALRSAIWLHDSALDRIGAGLQRNWFIEDLYYPTWNRLDGLLAGVALAVLKTFRPQHWQRLQRHANALALAGIVVCALAMWLSRDRTGLLGNAIGWPVLSLGLALLVGAGASTQGWLGRCRVPGAAWLAAVSYSLYLSHKAAFHLTQAWFGAQLDGRGPLAFAAYAGVALLFAAVLHYAVEQPFLRLRERRSAPVAAAARG, from the coding sequence ATGCGCTATCCCGGTCTCGACCTGCTGCGCGCCATCGCCATCGTCTGGGTGATGCTGTTCCATTCCTTCGTGGTCGGTGGGCTGGGGCCGGACTGGCAGTGGCTGTCGCGCTACGGCTGGATGGGCGTGGACCTGTTCTTCGTGCTCAGCGGCTTTTTGATCGGCGGCCAGGTGCTGGCGCCGCTGGCCCGTGGCGAGCGGCTGCACTACGGCCAGTTCTACCGCCGCCGGGCCTACCGCATCCTGCCGGCGTACGCGGTGGTGCTGGCGCTGTACCTGGCCTGGCCCGGTTTCCGCGAAGCGCCCGGGATCGCGCCGTGGTGGCTGTTCGCCAGTTTCACCCTCAACCTGGGCATCGACTACGCCAACCAGCAGGCGTTCTCGCATGCCTGGTCGCTGTGCGTGGAAGAGCATTTCTACCTGGTGTTCCCGCTGCTGGCGGCGTGGATGCTGCGGCGGCCGTCGGCGCCGCGTTTCGTGGCGCTGTGCGTGGTCGTGGTGCTGGCCGGCGTCGCCCTGCGCAGCGCCATCTGGCTGCACGACAGCGCGCTGGATCGCATCGGCGCCGGACTGCAGCGCAACTGGTTCATCGAGGATCTCTACTACCCCACCTGGAACCGCCTGGACGGCCTGCTGGCCGGCGTGGCGCTGGCGGTGCTGAAGACCTTCCGGCCGCAACACTGGCAACGGCTGCAGCGCCACGCCAACGCCCTGGCGCTTGCCGGCATCGTGGTCTGCGCGCTGGCGATGTGGCTGTCCCGCGACCGCACCGGCCTGCTCGGCAACGCGATCGGCTGGCCGGTGCTGTCGTTGGGGCTGGCGCTGCTGGTCGGCGCCGGCGCCTCCACGCAGGGATGGCTGGGGCGTTGTCGGGTGCCGGGTGCGGCCTGGCTGGCCGCGGTGTCCTACAGCCTGTACCTGAGCCACAAGGCCGCGTTCCATCTGACCCAGGCGTGGTTCGGTGCGCAACTGGACGGGCGTGGGCCGCTCGCCTTCGCTGCCTATGCCGGCGTGGCGCTGCTGTTCGCGGCCGTCCTGCACTACGCAGTGGAGCAGCCGTTCCTGCGCCTGCGCGAGCGGCGCAGCGCGCCGGTCGCGGCGGCGGCGCGTGGCTGA
- a CDS encoding DUF4865 family protein has product MIAMQYSIALPADYDMAIIRRRIADKGPLLDTLPGLQFKAYLVADRTDPLLPGRQNLYAPFYLWRDAAAMHAFLAGPAFAALCDAFGRPAVQTWMVGTAWSSAALRTARYATRVLQAASPALGNDPADAHAPDERVLATVSGYEPQGWTLLHFRLWRELPPADDEAQRYAVHHLSAPGAIGAAG; this is encoded by the coding sequence ATGATCGCCATGCAGTACAGCATCGCGTTGCCGGCGGACTACGACATGGCCATCATCCGCCGCCGCATCGCCGACAAGGGGCCGCTGCTCGACACGCTGCCGGGGCTGCAGTTCAAGGCCTACCTGGTCGCCGATCGCACCGATCCGCTCCTGCCCGGCCGGCAGAACCTGTATGCGCCGTTCTACCTGTGGCGCGATGCCGCGGCGATGCATGCCTTCCTCGCCGGGCCCGCGTTCGCCGCGCTGTGCGACGCCTTCGGCCGCCCGGCGGTGCAGACGTGGATGGTCGGCACGGCATGGTCGTCCGCGGCGCTGCGCACGGCGCGCTACGCCACGCGCGTGCTTCAGGCAGCTTCGCCTGCCTTGGGGAACGACCCCGCCGACGCGCACGCGCCCGACGAACGCGTGCTGGCCACGGTGAGCGGTTATGAACCGCAGGGATGGACACTCCTGCATTTCCGCCTGTGGCGCGAACTGCCGCCGGCAGACGACGAGGCACAGCGCTATGCCGTGCATCACCTCAGCGCACCCGGCGCGATCGGCGCAGCCGGGTGA
- a CDS encoding TonB-dependent receptor yields MKIDSRALAVLAGLAAGDGAAQTTTDTTTTLGTVEARRHSAASLSTRNILSSVDVLGSEQIGDKNVMNSWELLGQMPGMQLTETRQGAESGKVTFRAFNGEGYLNGIKVLIDGVPSNVNSGNQRFIDMIFPLEIAYIEVVRGTNDPRYGLHNIGGNFNIATRQGGNYQDLRLSGGSFATRELQYAAGHEADGLAQNYFVGVQAAHGYRAHDSSRKYTLGGKWFYGEEDDAARIGLITRVYHHEADEPGFLTATELAQDREQSPPKNANDGDDRDMRQASVHADFRLGDGLQLRNTLYLNRYQDDRRVTFTSYPLGNAPRQRRQWDETQTGLLSTVTWQASDLLSVEAGLNAEHQDNRYRRARYAYSVPTDFDRAPARVQNDDRYSLDNLGLYLQAVIQPSDALKIVPAYRVDRFSGDTALPGGIHAPLQRYGWIDQPKLSVIYALTPQLSVYANWGRTFQILTGSTAPAYLTPGQSAFRPSINTGKELGLKLQPVAGTEARVAVWRQDATDEVANMPSTGTTVGLGQTRRQGVDLQLSSQLGERWTLWLSHAIQEAKVVSAFTATGEPLRGREVFSTPRYISNAGVDYRPNARWKFGLQARAQGDYYIDERNAQGKYGGFRVVDASVRYQLGPRTSLDLQVKNLTDSRYAYVWYDNFFWGGNDQPMFSPAPGRSAYLGFELRL; encoded by the coding sequence ATGAAGATCGATTCCCGTGCCCTCGCCGTGCTGGCTGGACTCGCGGCCGGCGACGGCGCCGCGCAGACGACCACCGACACCACCACCACCCTCGGCACCGTGGAAGCGCGGCGCCATAGCGCCGCTTCGCTGTCCACGCGCAACATCCTCAGCTCGGTCGACGTGCTCGGCAGCGAGCAGATCGGCGACAAGAACGTCATGAACAGCTGGGAGCTGCTCGGGCAGATGCCCGGCATGCAACTCACCGAAACCCGGCAGGGCGCCGAGTCCGGCAAGGTCACCTTCCGCGCCTTCAACGGCGAGGGCTACCTCAACGGCATCAAGGTGCTGATCGACGGCGTGCCGAGCAACGTCAACAGCGGCAACCAGCGCTTCATCGACATGATCTTCCCGCTGGAGATCGCCTACATCGAAGTGGTGCGCGGCACCAACGACCCGCGCTACGGCCTGCACAACATCGGCGGCAATTTCAACATCGCCACCCGCCAGGGCGGCAACTACCAGGACCTGCGGCTGAGTGGCGGCAGCTTCGCCACGCGCGAACTGCAGTATGCCGCCGGCCATGAGGCCGATGGCCTTGCGCAGAACTACTTCGTCGGCGTGCAGGCCGCGCACGGCTATCGTGCGCACGACAGCTCGCGCAAGTACACCCTCGGCGGCAAGTGGTTCTACGGCGAGGAGGACGATGCCGCACGCATCGGCCTGATCACCCGCGTCTACCACCACGAGGCCGACGAACCGGGCTTCCTCACTGCCACCGAACTGGCCCAGGACCGCGAACAGTCGCCGCCGAAGAACGCCAACGACGGCGACGACCGCGACATGCGCCAGGCCAGCGTGCACGCCGACTTCAGGCTCGGCGACGGCCTGCAGCTGCGCAACACGCTGTACCTCAACCGCTACCAGGACGACCGCCGGGTCACCTTCACCAGCTACCCGCTGGGCAACGCACCGCGCCAGCGCCGGCAGTGGGACGAAACCCAGACCGGGCTGCTCAGCACCGTCACCTGGCAGGCCAGCGACCTGCTGAGCGTGGAAGCAGGCCTCAACGCCGAGCACCAGGACAACCGCTACCGACGCGCGCGCTACGCGTACAGCGTGCCGACCGATTTCGATCGCGCCCCGGCACGCGTGCAGAACGACGACCGCTACAGCCTGGACAATCTCGGTCTGTACCTGCAGGCGGTGATCCAACCGAGCGATGCGCTGAAGATCGTCCCCGCGTACCGCGTCGACCGCTTCTCCGGCGACACCGCGCTGCCCGGCGGTATCCATGCGCCACTGCAGCGCTATGGCTGGATCGACCAGCCCAAGCTCAGCGTGATCTATGCGCTGACCCCGCAACTGAGTGTGTATGCCAACTGGGGCCGCACCTTCCAGATCCTCACCGGCTCCACCGCCCCGGCCTACCTGACGCCCGGGCAAAGCGCATTCCGGCCCTCGATCAATACCGGCAAGGAGCTGGGCCTGAAGCTGCAGCCGGTCGCCGGCACCGAGGCGCGCGTGGCGGTCTGGCGTCAGGATGCCACCGACGAGGTGGCCAACATGCCCAGCACCGGCACCACGGTCGGGCTTGGCCAGACCCGCCGGCAAGGCGTGGACCTGCAACTGAGCTCGCAACTGGGCGAGCGCTGGACGCTGTGGCTGTCGCACGCGATCCAGGAAGCCAAGGTGGTCAGCGCCTTCACCGCGACCGGCGAACCGCTGCGCGGACGCGAGGTGTTCTCCACACCGCGCTACATCAGCAACGCCGGCGTCGACTACCGGCCCAACGCACGCTGGAAGTTCGGGCTGCAGGCGCGCGCACAGGGCGACTACTACATCGACGAGCGTAATGCGCAGGGCAAGTACGGCGGCTTCCGCGTGGTCGACGCCAGCGTGCGCTACCAGCTCGGCCCGCGCACCAGCCTCGACCTGCAGGTGAAGAACCTCACCGACAGCCGCTACGCCTACGTCTGGTACGACAACTTCTTCTGGGGCGGCAACGACCAGCCGATGTTCTCGCCAGCACCCGGGCGTTCGGCCTATCTCGGGTTCGAACTGCGGTTGTAA
- a CDS encoding pyridoxamine 5'-phosphate oxidase family protein, translating into MTDFVTDAAQLQDCVGRLPGPRDLKVIDHLDAHALRWLAASPLLFAGVASQRLALSAGSGAPGFARGDTPHLLSIPLQALDAAHAHVGAGFGSLFLVPGLGETLRINGRIAGDDGTRVFVAVEECYLHCAKALLRADWWHAEAQTGATPAETPEGLLASCRLLILATADAEGRVDVSPRGDRAGALLQAHRDAWWFADRPGNRRVDSLGNLLARPQIALLALRPGSARCVRIEGLARPSTDEAIRNALAVDGRVPHLAVRVLPALLEDTHSPALGRFDRWPPAAIAHDLDPPAIFRDHVRLSGARGAQAALMRAAVSVPGVVRTGLQADYKKNMY; encoded by the coding sequence ATGACCGACTTCGTCACCGACGCGGCGCAGCTGCAGGACTGCGTGGGCCGCCTGCCCGGTCCGCGCGACCTGAAGGTGATCGACCACCTGGACGCGCACGCGTTGCGTTGGCTGGCCGCCAGTCCCTTGCTGTTCGCCGGCGTCGCCAGCCAGCGCCTGGCGCTGAGCGCGGGCAGCGGCGCGCCAGGCTTCGCGCGCGGCGACACTCCGCATTTGCTGTCGATCCCGCTGCAGGCGCTGGATGCGGCCCACGCGCATGTCGGCGCCGGCTTCGGCTCGCTGTTCCTGGTGCCCGGCCTGGGCGAGACCCTGCGGATCAATGGCCGCATCGCCGGCGACGACGGCACGCGCGTGTTCGTCGCGGTCGAGGAATGCTATCTGCACTGCGCCAAGGCCCTGCTCCGCGCCGACTGGTGGCACGCCGAGGCGCAGACCGGCGCCACGCCGGCGGAAACGCCGGAGGGATTGCTCGCCAGCTGCCGGCTGCTGATCCTGGCAACTGCCGATGCCGAGGGCCGCGTCGATGTCAGTCCGCGCGGCGATCGCGCCGGGGCCTTGCTGCAAGCCCACCGCGACGCCTGGTGGTTTGCCGACCGGCCGGGCAACCGCCGCGTCGACAGCCTCGGCAACCTGCTGGCGCGGCCGCAAATCGCGCTGCTGGCGCTACGCCCCGGCAGCGCGCGCTGCGTGCGCATCGAAGGTCTCGCCCGCCCCAGCACCGATGAGGCGATCCGCAACGCGCTCGCCGTCGATGGACGCGTTCCGCATCTGGCGGTACGGGTGCTGCCGGCGCTCCTCGAAGACACGCACAGCCCGGCGCTGGGTCGCTTCGACCGTTGGCCGCCCGCCGCCATCGCACACGACCTGGATCCGCCGGCGATCTTCCGCGACCACGTCAGGCTCAGCGGCGCGCGTGGTGCCCAGGCCGCGCTGATGCGCGCGGCGGTCTCGGTGCCCGGCGTGGTCCGCACGGGGCTGCAGGCCGATTACAAGAAGAACATGTACTGA
- a CDS encoding LysR substrate-binding domain-containing protein, which produces MRPVTFDLDALRSFVAGVELGSFARAADRRGRSTSAISAQLKKLEEQAGQPVLRRQGRGLALTEAGEALLGYARRLLELNDEAVVALQDTALQGWVRLGLQEDFGEHMLPDVLGRFARAHPQVRIEARIARHQELLARVEAGQLDLALAWESGAASAHRQAQAAWPLRWIAAAERSSLPATASWSGEAPLPLVMLEAPCLLRTAATTALDRAGIPWRIAFTSASLGGVWAAVRAGLGITLRTPAGVPAGLALLPPGAGGLPTLPALGLGLHRAVAVPPPAVARLAEILQQRLQAAHAALVGDGRATAA; this is translated from the coding sequence ATGCGCCCCGTGACTTTCGACCTCGATGCACTGCGCAGCTTCGTCGCCGGCGTGGAACTGGGCAGCTTCGCGAGGGCGGCCGACCGCCGCGGGCGCTCCACCTCGGCGATCAGCGCGCAGCTGAAGAAGCTGGAGGAGCAGGCCGGGCAACCGGTGCTGCGTCGCCAGGGCCGCGGCCTGGCCCTGACCGAGGCCGGCGAAGCGCTGCTGGGTTACGCGCGGCGGCTGCTCGAGCTCAACGACGAAGCGGTCGTGGCGCTGCAGGACACGGCGCTGCAAGGCTGGGTGCGGTTGGGCCTGCAGGAGGATTTCGGCGAGCACATGCTGCCGGACGTGCTCGGGCGCTTCGCCCGTGCCCACCCGCAGGTGCGGATCGAAGCACGCATCGCCCGCCACCAGGAACTGCTGGCGCGGGTGGAGGCCGGACAACTGGATCTGGCGCTGGCCTGGGAGTCCGGCGCGGCCTCGGCGCATCGGCAAGCGCAAGCCGCGTGGCCGTTGCGCTGGATCGCCGCCGCCGAGCGCAGCAGCCTGCCCGCGACCGCCAGCTGGAGCGGTGAAGCGCCGCTGCCGCTGGTGATGCTGGAAGCACCCTGCCTGCTGCGCACGGCCGCGACCACCGCACTGGACCGTGCCGGCATCCCGTGGCGCATCGCCTTCACCAGCGCCAGCCTCGGCGGCGTGTGGGCCGCGGTGCGCGCCGGATTGGGCATCACCCTGCGCACGCCGGCCGGGGTGCCGGCCGGACTGGCCCTGCTCCCGCCCGGCGCCGGCGGCCTGCCGACGCTGCCGGCGCTGGGGCTGGGCCTGCATCGCGCGGTCGCCGTGCCGCCACCGGCGGTGGCGCGGCTGGCGGAGATCCTGCAACAGCGCCTGCAGGCGGCGCATGCGGCGCTGGTCGGGGATGGGCGAGCGACGGCGGCATGA
- a CDS encoding tautomerase family protein, with the protein MPYARISLLRGHAPAYLRALSASLYQAMHEAFEVPAGDCFQVIHQHDPDELVFDRHYLGGPRSDGFVLIAITAGRERSAACKQAFYRRLVELLAIAPGIAPEDVMVNIVTTAAQDWSFGGGRAGITASGAPA; encoded by the coding sequence ATGCCGTACGCCCGCATCTCGCTGCTGCGCGGCCACGCGCCCGCCTACCTGCGCGCGCTGTCGGCCAGCCTCTACCAGGCCATGCACGAGGCCTTCGAGGTGCCCGCCGGCGACTGCTTCCAGGTCATCCATCAGCACGACCCGGACGAACTGGTGTTCGACCGCCATTACCTGGGCGGGCCGCGCTCGGATGGCTTCGTGCTGATCGCCATCACCGCCGGCCGCGAACGCAGCGCCGCCTGCAAGCAGGCGTTCTACCGGCGCCTGGTCGAGTTGCTGGCGATCGCGCCGGGGATCGCGCCGGAGGACGTGATGGTCAACATCGTCACCACCGCGGCGCAGGACTGGTCCTTCGGCGGCGGCCGCGCCGGCATCACGGCCAGCGGAGCGCCGGCATGA
- a CDS encoding SDR family NAD(P)-dependent oxidoreductase — MTQTALITGATSGFGAAAVRRFVDAGWRVIATGRRAERLQPLLDAFGAERVHIAAFDIRDADALDAMLAALPEAFRGIDLLVNNAGLAQGTAPAQAAQLDDWRTMIDTNITALVTLTHRLLPMLIQRRGAIINISSVAALYPYPGGNTYGGTKAFVSQFSLGLRSDLHGTGVRVTAIEPGMAETEFTLVRTHGDQKASDTLYQGAQPMTAEDIAEQIFWVATLPPHLNINRLEIMPVTQSFAGFQVARQPA, encoded by the coding sequence ATGACTCAGACTGCCCTGATCACCGGCGCCACCTCCGGTTTCGGCGCTGCCGCCGTGCGCCGCTTCGTCGATGCCGGCTGGCGCGTGATCGCCACCGGCCGCCGCGCCGAGCGCCTGCAGCCGCTGCTGGACGCCTTCGGCGCCGAGCGCGTGCACATCGCCGCCTTCGACATCCGCGATGCCGACGCCCTGGACGCGATGCTGGCGGCACTGCCCGAAGCCTTTCGCGGCATCGACCTGCTGGTCAACAACGCCGGCCTGGCGCAGGGCACCGCGCCGGCGCAGGCCGCGCAACTGGACGACTGGCGCACGATGATCGACACCAACATCACCGCGCTGGTGACGCTGACCCATCGCCTGCTGCCGATGCTGATCCAGCGCCGCGGCGCGATCATCAACATCAGTTCCGTCGCCGCGCTGTACCCCTACCCCGGCGGCAACACCTACGGCGGCACCAAGGCCTTCGTCAGCCAGTTCTCGCTGGGCCTGCGCTCGGACCTGCACGGCACCGGCGTGCGCGTGACCGCGATCGAACCGGGCATGGCCGAGACCGAGTTCACCCTGGTCCGTACCCATGGCGACCAGAAGGCCTCGGACACGCTCTACCAGGGCGCGCAGCCGATGACCGCCGAGGACATCGCCGAACAGATCTTCTGGGTGGCGACGCTGCCGCCGCATCTGAACATCAATCGGCTGGAAATCATGCCGGTGACGCAGTCCTTCGCCGGCTTCCAGGTCGCACGGCAACCGGCCTGA
- the speE gene encoding polyamine aminopropyltransferase, with protein sequence MSVNDNWYIEHFQPTGSAIGYRITGKLDEVQSPFQKIEIYDTTDWGKLMVIDGAVMLTTRDNFFYHEMISHPALFTHAAPKRVVIIGGGDCGTLREVLKHPGVESATQCDIDEQVTRMAEKYFPELCESNGDPRAELLFDDGVAYMANCPAGSVDIVIVDSTDPVGPAEGLFNKAFYESCFKALKDDGILVQQSESPLALLDLIKEMRAEMGKVGFASFHTVPFPQPCYPTGWWSVTMARKQGGFDFRQNDAAAKPFATRYYSAHLHTGTQVLPPFVAEALGG encoded by the coding sequence ATGAGCGTCAACGACAACTGGTACATCGAACACTTCCAGCCCACCGGCTCGGCCATCGGCTACCGCATCACCGGCAAGCTGGACGAGGTGCAGTCGCCGTTCCAGAAGATCGAGATCTACGACACCACCGACTGGGGCAAGCTGATGGTGATCGACGGCGCGGTGATGCTGACCACGCGCGACAACTTCTTCTACCACGAGATGATCAGCCACCCGGCGCTGTTCACCCACGCCGCGCCCAAGCGCGTGGTGATCATCGGCGGCGGCGACTGCGGCACCCTGCGCGAAGTGCTCAAGCACCCGGGCGTGGAAAGCGCCACCCAGTGCGACATCGACGAGCAGGTCACGCGCATGGCCGAGAAGTACTTCCCGGAGCTGTGCGAATCCAACGGCGACCCGCGCGCCGAGTTGCTGTTCGACGACGGCGTGGCCTACATGGCCAACTGCCCGGCCGGCAGCGTGGACATCGTCATCGTCGACTCCACCGACCCGGTCGGCCCGGCCGAAGGCCTGTTCAACAAGGCCTTCTACGAGAGCTGCTTCAAGGCGCTGAAGGACGACGGCATCCTGGTGCAGCAGTCCGAATCGCCACTGGCGCTGCTGGACCTGATCAAGGAAATGCGCGCGGAGATGGGCAAGGTCGGCTTCGCCAGCTTCCACACCGTGCCGTTCCCGCAGCCGTGCTACCCGACCGGCTGGTGGAGCGTGACCATGGCGCGCAAGCAGGGCGGTTTCGACTTCCGCCAGAACGACGCCGCGGCCAAGCCGTTCGCCACCCGCTACTACAGCGCGCACCTGCACACCGGCACCCAGGTGCTGCCGCCGTTCGTGGCCGAGGCGCTGGGCGGCTGA
- a CDS encoding carboxymuconolactone decarboxylase family protein has translation MSDPVTPFPSPQAAFGDIAPAFARLTDEVLFAEMWQRPGLSPRERSLVTVAALVALSRLEQLPLHLARALDNGLDRDTLAEAITHLAFYAGWPCAASALPLLRTAAAAAPAMTETR, from the coding sequence ATGTCCGACCCTGTTACGCCGTTTCCTTCCCCGCAGGCCGCGTTCGGCGACATCGCGCCGGCCTTCGCCCGCCTCACCGACGAGGTGTTGTTCGCCGAGATGTGGCAGCGCCCCGGGCTGTCGCCACGCGAACGCAGCCTGGTCACCGTGGCGGCGCTGGTGGCGCTGTCCCGCCTGGAGCAGTTGCCGCTGCACCTGGCCCGCGCGCTGGACAACGGCCTGGACCGCGACACCCTGGCCGAAGCCATCACCCACCTGGCGTTCTACGCCGGTTGGCCGTGCGCGGCGTCCGCACTGCCGTTGCTGCGCACAGCCGCGGCGGCGGCGCCGGCCATGACGGAGACGCGCTGA
- the speA gene encoding arginine decarboxylase: protein MSDWSLDQARKTYSIPHWADGYFDVDAAGRVVVRPQGADGVAIALPEVVDAARAAGAKLPMLVRFPDILGERLGKLQSAFAQAQADWDYTGGYTAVYPIKVNQHRGVAGTLASHQGEGFGLEAGSKPELMAVLALSRQGGLIVCNGYKDREYIRLALIGRKLGLQTFIVIEKPSELKLVLEEARALDVKPGLGVRMRLASLGAGKWQNSGGDKAKFGLSPRQVLDLWKTLRDTEYAEYADALNLLHFHMGSQISNVRDIANGMREATRYFVELSKLGAKISHVDVGGGLGIDYEGTRSRSYCSINYGLHSYASNIVQPLASACEEHGLAPPRIVTECGRAMTAHHAVLIANVSEVEQAPEGRVPDAHDDEPAAIRHLREIHAELDQRPAVELFQEAQHFHAEGLSGYALGQIDLTHRARIDDLFYAIAHGVRARLSHEEKSHRPVLDELNERLVDKYFVNFSVFESIPDVWAIDQVFPIVPIERLNEAPARRGVVCDMTCDSDGMVKTYVENESLDSSLPLHALRPGESYRIGFFLVGAYQEILGDIHNLFGDTDAVEVAVEGDGYRIAQQRRGDTTDVMLDYVGYRLDDLRAAYAERVAAAQLPAAQATELADALEAGLTGYTYLSDEPLG, encoded by the coding sequence ATGAGCGATTGGTCCCTCGACCAAGCCCGCAAGACCTACTCGATCCCGCACTGGGCCGACGGGTACTTCGACGTGGACGCGGCCGGCCGGGTGGTGGTGCGGCCCCAGGGCGCCGACGGCGTGGCGATCGCGCTGCCGGAGGTGGTGGACGCCGCGCGCGCGGCCGGGGCCAAGCTGCCGATGCTGGTGCGCTTCCCGGACATCCTCGGCGAGCGCCTGGGCAAGCTGCAGAGCGCCTTCGCCCAGGCCCAGGCGGACTGGGACTACACCGGCGGCTACACCGCGGTGTACCCGATCAAGGTCAACCAGCATCGCGGCGTGGCCGGCACCCTGGCCAGCCACCAGGGCGAGGGCTTCGGCCTGGAGGCGGGCAGCAAGCCGGAACTGATGGCGGTGCTGGCGCTGTCGCGGCAGGGCGGGCTGATCGTGTGCAACGGCTACAAGGACCGCGAATACATCCGCCTGGCGCTGATCGGGCGCAAGCTCGGCCTGCAGACCTTCATCGTCATCGAGAAGCCGTCGGAGCTGAAGCTGGTGCTGGAGGAAGCGCGCGCGCTGGACGTGAAGCCGGGCCTGGGCGTGCGCATGCGCCTGGCCTCGCTGGGTGCCGGCAAGTGGCAGAACAGCGGCGGCGACAAGGCCAAGTTCGGGCTGTCGCCGCGGCAGGTGCTGGACCTGTGGAAGACCCTGCGCGACACCGAGTACGCCGAGTACGCCGACGCGCTGAACCTGCTGCACTTCCACATGGGCTCGCAGATCTCCAACGTGCGCGACATCGCCAACGGCATGCGCGAGGCCACCCGCTATTTCGTCGAACTGTCCAAGCTGGGCGCCAAGATCAGCCACGTCGACGTCGGCGGCGGCCTGGGCATCGATTACGAAGGCACCCGCTCGCGCAGCTACTGCTCGATCAACTACGGCCTGCACTCCTACGCCAGCAACATCGTGCAGCCGCTGGCCAGCGCCTGTGAGGAGCACGGCCTGGCGCCGCCGCGCATCGTCACCGAGTGCGGGCGCGCGATGACCGCGCACCATGCGGTGCTGATCGCCAATGTGTCGGAGGTGGAGCAGGCGCCGGAAGGCCGCGTGCCGGACGCGCACGACGACGAGCCGGCGGCGATCCGTCACCTGCGCGAGATCCATGCCGAGTTGGACCAGCGCCCGGCGGTGGAACTGTTCCAGGAGGCGCAGCATTTCCACGCCGAAGGCCTCAGCGGCTACGCCCTGGGCCAGATCGACCTGACCCATCGCGCGCGCATCGACGACCTGTTCTATGCCATCGCCCACGGCGTGCGCGCGCGGCTGAGCCACGAGGAAAAGAGCCACCGCCCGGTGCTGGACGAGCTCAACGAGCGCCTGGTCGACAAGTACTTCGTCAACTTCAGCGTGTTCGAATCGATTCCCGACGTATGGGCGATCGACCAGGTGTTCCCGATCGTGCCGATCGAGCGCCTGAACGAGGCACCGGCGCGGCGCGGCGTGGTCTGCGACATGACCTGCGATTCCGACGGCATGGTCAAGACCTACGTCGAGAACGAAAGCCTGGACAGCTCGCTGCCGTTGCACGCGCTGCGCCCGGGCGAGAGCTACCGCATCGGCTTCTTCCTGGTCGGCGCGTATCAGGAGATCCTCGGCGACATCCACAACCTGTTCGGCGACACCGATGCGGTGGAAGTGGCGGTGGAGGGCGACGGCTACCGTATCGCCCAGCAGCGCCGCGGCGACACCACCGACGTGATGCTGGACTATGTCGGCTACCGCCTGGACGACCTGCGCGCCGCCTACGCCGAACGCGTGGCCGCCGCGCAGCTGCCGGCCGCGCAGGCGACGGAACTGGCCGACGCGCTCGAGGCCGGTCTGACCGGCTACACCTACCTGTCGGACGAACCGCTGGGCTGA
- a CDS encoding carboxypeptidase-like regulatory domain-containing protein, with translation MPTITRRGWVLLLSCGLAAAGQSAAQVRTSPTVDSTPKIRQTSPSLPFDKAAAEAALAKGHATITGVACAYHDKGMYLADNRKVMLFPATPYFEQWVALRKKSDRSKEAVTMSDQAYNTRVETQTDGKGAFQFTDMLPGRYILAMQFEFNQAKSRDVYVGSSYGDAAQVDHYERQDYTVARNDEMFRDVEIKSDDSVVKTSISSGGGLIGKMLPCK, from the coding sequence ATGCCGACGATCACACGCCGTGGCTGGGTCCTGCTGCTTAGCTGCGGACTGGCCGCCGCCGGCCAGAGCGCCGCACAGGTGCGCACGTCGCCAACCGTGGACAGCACGCCGAAGATCCGCCAGACCTCGCCCAGCCTGCCGTTCGACAAGGCGGCAGCCGAGGCCGCGCTGGCCAAGGGCCATGCGACCATCACCGGCGTGGCCTGTGCCTATCACGACAAAGGCATGTATCTGGCCGACAACCGCAAGGTCATGCTGTTCCCGGCAACCCCGTACTTCGAACAATGGGTCGCCCTGCGCAAGAAGTCGGACCGCAGCAAGGAAGCGGTGACCATGTCCGATCAGGCCTACAACACCCGGGTGGAAACCCAGACCGACGGCAAGGGCGCGTTCCAGTTCACCGACATGCTGCCAGGCCGTTACATCCTGGCCATGCAGTTCGAGTTCAACCAGGCCAAGTCGCGCGATGTGTATGTGGGCAGCAGCTACGGCGATGCCGCCCAGGTGGACCATTACGAGCGCCAGGACTACACGGTTGCGCGCAACGACGAGATGTTCAGGGACGTGGAAATCAAGAGCGACGACAGCGTCGTCAAGACCTCGATCAGCAGCGGCGGCGGACTGATCGGCAAGATGTTGCCCTGCAAGTAA